In Lepus europaeus isolate LE1 chromosome 22, mLepTim1.pri, whole genome shotgun sequence, the following are encoded in one genomic region:
- the LOC133751443 gene encoding disintegrin and metalloproteinase domain-containing protein 20-like, which produces MGPACTQAQLTDALWLHVLWTLLFPASCSHAPPGWRFTSSEIVIPRKVPHRTGRVQAPAQLSYSMRFRGRRHVLHMKLKKSLVPRNFPVITNDDQGAMQEDYPFVPRDCYYYSYLEGVPGSKATMDTCNGGLRGMLQVDDFTYEIKPLEASLKFEHVISLLVSEEREEEAKHCKIGGKDTYQASEEENHAETPRAGPVYMWQVHYKILKVHYTISNSLWTLNQNETQIVENVVIMNNILHSIYRPASLNVAIRVVCIWTEDRVDITNRNTPQRAITDFGLWKFYQMYNAIPHSTSVLYTGHLIAEHNYYASQGGICNPNWGALFVCVSRYHLFLAASITAHALGHNLNVGHDSAGCRCFRRSTCVMATVPGLQDMMSNCSYEQVHNRIVFWDACLSEPNAEYNNFPYIAPRCGDKIRNQQEECDCGSFKECTKNKCCETTCTLTLGSDCDHTPCCNERCKLSAPGVICRDTLGICDLPEYCDGKTEKCPNDFYIQDGTPCSPVAVCISGNCSDRDMQCQALFGYEVGDGPKACYDKLNIVGDRFGNCGLKPQRGGIRPFKCEQDDVLCGMLHCGNVKEIPGGGLHTTFRRILVQGVKQEECYGFDTHFGAEVPEMGLVVDGATCGPGSFCLNQNCTFHEDLDFDCDVKTCNYKGVCNSNKNCHCVRGWKPPNCDKKGSGGSVDSGPPPDKEVGIQPTIIVKVNKSLLLICIRLILLLSAVIIGVLLTEKEYIEALQDEYESDESL; this is translated from the coding sequence ATGGGGCCTGCCTGCACCCAGGCCCAACTAACAGATGCTCTCTGGCTGCATGTGCTCTGGACACTCCTGTTCCCTGCCAGCTGCTCCCATGCCCCACCAGGATGGCGCTTCACTTCTTCTGAAATCGTCATCCCAAGGAAGGTGCCCCACAGGACGGGTAGAGTTCAGGCACCAGCCCAGCTATCCTACAGCATGCGTTTCCGTGGCCGAAGACACGTGCTCCACATGAAGCTCAAGAAGAGCTTGGTGCCCAGAAATTTTCCTGTTATTACCAATGACGACCAGGGTGCTATGCAGGAAGACTACCCATTTGTCCCCCGAGACTGTTACTACTACAGCTACCTGGAAGGGGTTCCTGGGTCCAAGGCCACAATGGACACCTGCAACGGAGGTCTGCGTGGCATGCTGCAAGTGGATGACTTCACTTACGAAATCAAACCACTGGAGGCTTCTTTGAAATTTGAGCATGTGATTTCCCTGCTTGTgtcagaggaaagagaagaggaggctAAGCACTGTAAAATTGGAGGGAAAGACACGTATCAAGCCTCTGAAGAGGAAAATCATGCCGAAACTCCGAGAGCAGGTCCTGTTTATATGTGGCAGGTACATTATAAAATCTTGAAAGTACACTACACAATTTCAAACTCTTTATGGACTTTGAACCAAAATGAGACCCAGATAGTAGAGAATGTGGTCATTATGAACAACATCCTACATTCCATTTACAGGCCAGCATCCCTAAATGTTGCCATACGTGTTGTGTGCATATGGACTGAAGACAGAGTGgatataacaaacagaaatactcCACAACGTGCTATAACTGATTTTGGTTTGTGGAAATTTTACCAGATGTATAATGCTATCCCACATTCTACTTCTGTGCTTTATACAGGACACTTAATTGCAGAACATAATTATTATGCCAGCCAAGGAGGAATATGCAACCCTAACTGGGGTGCATTATTTGTATGTGTATCACGGTACCATTTATTTTTGGCTGCGAGTATTACTGCACATGCATTAGGTCATAACCTGAATGTAGGTCATGATTCTGCAGGTTGCCGATGTTTCCGAAGAAGCACTTGTGTCATGGCTACTGTGCCTGGTCTTCAGGATATGATGAGCAATTGCTCTTATGAGCAGGTGCATAACAGGATTGTTTTCTGGGATGCTTGCTTAAGTGAACCAAATGCTGAATATAATAATTTTCCTTACATAGCTCCTCGTTGTGGAGACAAGATAAGAAATCAGCAGGAGGAATGTGACTGTGGCTCATTTAAAGAATGTACCAAAAATAAGTGTTGTGAGACTACTTGTACCCTCACCCTCGGCAGTGATTGTGACCATACTCCTTGCTGCAACGAGAGGTGCAAATTATCTGCCCCTGGAGTCATTTGCAGAGACACTCTTGGGATTTGTGATCTGCCAGAGTATTGtgatgggaaaacagaaaaatgccCAAATGACTTTTACATCCAGGATGGAACCCCATGTTCACCAGTAGCTGTTTGTATAAGTGGAAATTGCAGTGACCGTGATATGCAATGCCAAGCCCTTTTTGGATACgaagtaggtgatggcccaaaagCATGTTATGATAAATTGAATATTGTTGGTGATCGATTTGGAAACTGTGGGCTTAAGCCACAGCGAGGGGGAATCAGGCCTTTTAAATGTGAACAAGATGATGTTTTATGTGGAATGCTGCACTGTGGAAACGTCAAGGAAATACCTGGTGGAGGACTGCACACTACATTTAGACGCATATTAGTGCAGGGTGTTAAACAAGAAGAATGCTATGGATTCGATACACATTTTGGGGCAGAAGTGCCAGAAATGGGGCTTGTGGTTGATGGTGCAACATGTGGTCCAGGAAGCTTCTGTTTAAACCAGAATTGTACTTTTCATGAGGACTTGGACTTTGACTGTGATGTGAAGACCTGCAATTACAAAGGAGTGtgtaacagcaacaaaaattGTCATTGTGTGCGTGGTTGGAAACCACCAAATTGTGATAAAAAAGGATCGGGTGGTAGTGTAGATAGTGGCCCCCCACCTGACAAAGAAGTTGGTATTCAACCTACAATAATTGTTAAGGTCAATAAGTCATTACTTTTAATATGTATTCGATTAATTCTTCTTCTGTCTGCAGTCATCATTGGTGTTCttttaacagaaaaagaatatatagaaGCATTGCAAGATGAATATGAAAGTGATGAATCTTTGTAA